In Microbacterium sp. 1.5R, the following are encoded in one genomic region:
- a CDS encoding TetR/AcrR family transcriptional regulator has translation MNEHRSGPVRSTAAREAILDATARLFHNQGYDRLTIEGIAKEAGVGKQTIYRWWPSRGALIGECLVEGRLIPVDFVVPDTGDLADDVETWLRSVLSILEAPEGGALLRSLVAAATEDAGVGAHLGESLGVEKYLAERIRGGIRDGQLAPDAPVEQLGRAILGAIIVESLVRDEHDTDAIVRLTRFLFSR, from the coding sequence GTGAACGAGCATCGGAGCGGACCCGTGCGCAGCACGGCTGCCCGCGAAGCGATCCTCGACGCCACCGCTCGCCTCTTCCATAACCAGGGGTACGACCGTCTCACGATCGAGGGAATCGCGAAAGAGGCCGGCGTCGGCAAGCAGACCATCTATCGGTGGTGGCCGTCGCGCGGAGCCCTCATCGGTGAATGCCTCGTCGAGGGCCGCCTGATCCCCGTCGACTTCGTGGTTCCCGACACGGGAGACCTCGCCGACGATGTCGAGACCTGGCTGCGCAGCGTGCTGTCCATCCTCGAAGCGCCGGAGGGAGGGGCACTTCTCCGCTCGCTCGTGGCAGCTGCCACCGAGGACGCCGGAGTCGGCGCGCACCTCGGTGAGAGCCTCGGCGTCGAGAAGTACCTCGCCGAGCGCATTCGCGGCGGCATCCGCGACGGGCAGCTCGCCCCGGACGCACCGGTCGAGCAGCTGGGACGGGCGATCCTCGGGGCGATCATCGTCGAGTCCCTCGTTCGAGACGAGCACGACACCGACGCGATCGTTCGGCTGACGCGCTTCCTCTTCTCGCGATAG
- a CDS encoding DUF2786 domain-containing protein → MTEAKLDLIAKLLAKAESTTPEEAEALTEHAERLIVKYGIEQAQIDERRGLLGQTREQIVTERMLFRGVYAKDLREIGIGVAYGLGAVRPILAEYPPIAGLLLVGHSSDVTQVQTLTASLQVQATVAMRAWWIAHRDLYAGHREGVRRRARSGFLRGFAAGAMNRIVQSRRAAVEESGSGTELVLTSRRSRVDEAVDEMATTHARRRRGADPGSFAHGHRSGLEAQTGGGRAVSPR, encoded by the coding sequence ATGACCGAAGCCAAGCTCGACCTGATCGCCAAACTGCTCGCCAAGGCCGAGAGCACGACGCCCGAAGAGGCCGAGGCTCTGACCGAGCACGCCGAGCGCCTGATCGTGAAGTACGGGATCGAGCAGGCGCAGATCGACGAAAGACGGGGACTCCTGGGGCAGACGCGCGAGCAGATCGTCACCGAGAGGATGCTGTTCCGCGGCGTCTACGCGAAGGACCTTCGTGAAATCGGCATCGGCGTGGCCTACGGGCTGGGCGCGGTGCGCCCGATCCTGGCGGAGTACCCGCCGATCGCCGGCCTGCTTCTGGTCGGGCACTCGTCGGATGTGACGCAGGTGCAGACGCTGACCGCCAGTCTGCAGGTGCAGGCCACGGTCGCGATGCGCGCGTGGTGGATCGCGCATCGCGATCTGTATGCCGGCCATCGCGAAGGGGTGAGACGTCGAGCGCGCAGCGGCTTCCTCCGGGGGTTCGCCGCGGGCGCCATGAACCGGATCGTGCAGAGTCGCCGCGCTGCGGTCGAAGAGAGCGGCTCGGGGACCGAGCTCGTTCTCACCTCGCGCCGGAGCCGAGTGGACGAGGCGGTCGACGAGATGGCGACGACACACGCCCGGCGACGCCGCGGCGCGGATCCCGGCTCCTTCGCGCACGGCCACCGTTCGGGCCTGGAGGCCCAGACCGGCGGCGGCAGAGCGGTCTCGCCGCGATGA